A stretch of Natronococcus sp. CG52 DNA encodes these proteins:
- a CDS encoding Gfo/Idh/MocA family protein: MTLEVGVLGYRFMGKAHANALARLPMFFPDAPDVERSVLVGRDEEALGEAADRLGFAEIATDWRDVVDDVDVFYNLGPNHVHADPSIAALEAGTPVFCEKPLAPMLEEAEKMTEAARESGVPHGCAFNYRFVPAIRYAKRLLEAGELGEIRHVRGRYLQDWLVDPEAPWAWRLDEELAGSGVLGDLGAHTVDLVRFLVGDDDLAGDIERLSGHLRTFVDERPVPDSDETRPVTVDDAYSAQLEFANGAMGTLEATRYGTGHKNDHTIEIQGSEGSLRFSLERLNELEVFRRGENRGYETILVTDEDDPYVDHWWPPGHVLGWEHTFVHENYEFLSAVHEDGEFAPSFEDGLAAQRVLAAIEDSDERGEWVTPE, from the coding sequence ATGACCCTCGAAGTCGGCGTACTCGGCTATCGGTTCATGGGGAAAGCCCACGCGAACGCACTGGCGCGGCTGCCGATGTTCTTCCCGGACGCTCCGGACGTCGAGCGCAGCGTTCTCGTCGGTCGCGACGAGGAGGCGCTCGGCGAGGCGGCCGACCGGCTCGGCTTCGCGGAGATCGCGACGGACTGGCGCGACGTCGTCGACGACGTCGACGTCTTCTACAATCTCGGTCCGAACCACGTCCACGCCGACCCCTCGATCGCCGCCCTCGAGGCCGGCACGCCCGTCTTCTGCGAGAAACCGCTCGCACCCATGCTCGAGGAGGCCGAGAAGATGACCGAGGCCGCGCGCGAGTCCGGCGTCCCCCACGGCTGCGCCTTCAACTACCGGTTCGTCCCCGCGATCCGGTACGCGAAGCGCCTGCTCGAGGCTGGCGAACTCGGCGAGATCCGCCACGTCCGCGGCCGGTACCTCCAGGACTGGCTGGTCGACCCCGAAGCGCCGTGGGCCTGGCGCCTCGACGAGGAGCTGGCCGGTTCGGGCGTGCTCGGCGATCTGGGCGCTCACACGGTCGATCTCGTTCGCTTCCTGGTCGGCGACGACGACCTCGCGGGCGACATTGAGCGCCTCAGCGGGCACCTCCGGACGTTCGTCGACGAACGCCCGGTCCCCGATAGTGACGAGACCCGACCCGTGACCGTCGACGACGCCTACTCGGCCCAACTCGAGTTCGCAAACGGCGCGATGGGGACGCTCGAGGCCACTCGCTACGGAACCGGGCACAAGAACGACCACACGATCGAGATCCAGGGCTCCGAGGGGAGTCTCCGGTTCTCGCTCGAGCGGCTGAACGAACTCGAGGTGTTCCGACGGGGCGAGAACCGCGGCTACGAGACGATTCTCGTTACGGACGAGGACGATCCGTACGTCGACCACTGGTGGCCGCCGGGCCACGTCCTCGGCTGGGAGCACACGTTCGTCCACGAGAACTACGAGTTCCTTTCTGCGGTACACGAAGACGGCGAGTTCGCACCGAGCTTCGAGGACGGGCTGGCCGCCCAGCGCGTGCTCGCGGCGATCGAAGACAGCGACGAGCGCGGCGAGTGGGTTACGCCCGAGTAA
- a CDS encoding HD domain-containing protein, protein MKIIKDSVHDHIRIDGVARALLDTPEVQRLRRITQLGTVSLVYPSANHTRFEHSLGVYHLACEALEQLGVEGRQAERVHAAAMLHDVGHGPFSHNLESLTYRRTGRYHDDVHDLLANGTVGEVLREHDLEPGRVADLVAGEGRFGQLVSGELDVDRMDYLVRDAHHTGVPYGTIDHGRLVRELTFTDGELVLAEGNVQTAESLLVARALMNPTVYSHSVARISKAMLRRAAERLLESPDAGVDAETLQRMDDYDLVVALRSCEPTSAFSRRLDQRDLFKRAVWAEIDDVPGGIIEADHDAIREFERDVADEAGVDPAHVILDVPGRPSMTESTSRVMVNGDVRRLGQQSPLVEALRAAQYSQWRLGVYSPTELRERIGRAAVDVLGLDIDGALVSEVRDGLDTTLDQFVD, encoded by the coding sequence ATGAAGATCATCAAGGACAGCGTCCACGATCACATCCGGATCGACGGCGTCGCTCGAGCGCTGCTGGATACGCCGGAGGTACAGCGGCTTCGTCGAATTACGCAGCTCGGAACCGTCTCACTGGTCTACCCCTCAGCCAATCACACCCGGTTCGAACACAGCCTCGGCGTGTATCACCTCGCGTGCGAGGCGCTCGAACAGCTCGGCGTCGAGGGCCGGCAGGCCGAGCGGGTCCACGCCGCGGCGATGCTCCACGACGTCGGCCACGGTCCGTTCAGTCACAACCTCGAGTCGCTCACGTACCGGCGGACGGGTCGGTATCACGACGACGTTCACGACCTGCTGGCGAACGGGACGGTCGGGGAGGTGCTGCGCGAACACGACCTCGAGCCCGGGCGGGTCGCGGACCTGGTCGCCGGCGAGGGCCGATTCGGTCAGCTGGTGTCGGGCGAACTCGACGTCGACCGCATGGACTACCTGGTGCGCGACGCCCACCACACGGGGGTCCCCTACGGGACGATCGATCACGGCCGGCTGGTTCGAGAGCTCACGTTCACCGACGGCGAACTCGTCCTCGCGGAGGGGAACGTCCAGACCGCGGAGAGCCTGCTCGTCGCGCGAGCGCTGATGAACCCGACGGTCTACAGCCACAGCGTCGCCCGGATCAGCAAGGCCATGCTCCGTCGCGCGGCCGAACGGCTGCTCGAGTCGCCCGACGCCGGCGTCGACGCCGAAACCCTCCAGCGGATGGACGACTACGACCTGGTCGTGGCGCTGCGATCGTGCGAGCCGACGAGTGCGTTTTCCCGGCGACTGGACCAGCGCGACCTCTTCAAACGCGCGGTGTGGGCGGAGATCGACGACGTCCCCGGCGGGATCATCGAGGCCGATCACGACGCCATCCGGGAGTTCGAACGCGACGTCGCCGACGAGGCGGGCGTCGACCCAGCACACGTGATCCTCGACGTTCCGGGCCGTCCTTCGATGACGGAGTCGACGAGTCGCGTGATGGTCAACGGCGACGTTCGGCGACTCGGCCAGCAGTCGCCGCTCGTCGAGGCGCTTCGGGCCGCCCAGTACTCCCAGTGGCGGCTCGGCGTGTACTCCCCGACCGAACTTCGCGAACGGATCGGACGGGCCGCCGTCGACGTGCTCGGACTCGATATCGACGGCGCGCTGGTGAGCGAAGTTCGGGACGGACTGGATACGACGCTGGATCAGTTCGTCGACTGA
- a CDS encoding amidohydrolase family protein, translating to MERTGTILRGRELEPVEGRIVIDEEGRIEAIEEESVESSDIILPAFVNAHTHIGDSIAKEAGGGLSLEELVAPPDGLKHRLLRESSREELESAMRRSLRFMQRGGTAVCLDFREGGVEGVRMLEAAVEGLEIDALSFARGSVDAMEAGDGFGASGANDADFDSERAATRTAGKPFGIHAGEADASDLNAALDLDPDFLVHVVHPEPIHLDRIGDSEIPIVVCPRSNLVTDVGFPPVSELDERTTLALGTDNVMLNSPSMFREMEFLAKCSDLPAETILRMATINGAEVADLEYGPLESGRTARFAVLDGDSDNLAGARDPVRAVVRRAGVDDVTGVVLEP from the coding sequence ATGGAACGAACGGGGACGATTCTCCGCGGGCGGGAACTCGAGCCCGTCGAGGGACGGATCGTGATCGACGAGGAGGGGCGGATCGAAGCCATCGAAGAGGAGTCGGTCGAGAGTTCGGACATCATTCTGCCGGCGTTCGTCAACGCCCACACCCACATCGGCGACTCGATCGCGAAGGAGGCCGGCGGCGGCCTCTCGCTCGAGGAACTGGTCGCCCCGCCGGACGGGCTGAAACACCGACTCCTGCGCGAATCCTCTCGAGAGGAACTCGAGAGCGCGATGCGTCGGTCCCTGCGGTTCATGCAGCGAGGGGGGACCGCCGTCTGCCTCGACTTTCGCGAGGGCGGCGTCGAGGGCGTTCGCATGCTCGAGGCGGCAGTCGAGGGGCTCGAGATCGACGCGCTGTCGTTCGCTCGCGGATCGGTCGACGCGATGGAAGCCGGCGACGGGTTCGGTGCGAGCGGCGCAAACGACGCCGATTTCGACAGCGAGCGCGCCGCGACGCGGACGGCCGGGAAGCCGTTCGGCATTCACGCCGGCGAGGCCGACGCGAGCGACCTCAACGCCGCGCTCGATCTCGACCCCGACTTTCTGGTCCACGTCGTCCACCCCGAGCCGATCCACCTCGACCGGATCGGGGACAGCGAGATCCCGATCGTGGTCTGTCCGCGCTCGAACCTCGTGACGGACGTCGGCTTCCCGCCCGTCTCCGAACTCGACGAGCGGACGACGCTCGCGCTGGGAACCGACAACGTGATGCTCAACTCGCCGTCGATGTTTCGGGAGATGGAGTTCCTCGCGAAATGTTCCGACCTCCCGGCCGAGACGATCCTCCGGATGGCGACGATCAACGGCGCCGAGGTGGCCGACCTGGAGTACGGCCCGCTCGAGTCGGGGCGGACCGCCCGCTTCGCGGTACTGGACGGCGACTCGGACAACCTCGCCGGCGCACGGGATCCCGTGCGGGCCGTCGTTCGACGCGCCGGCGTCGACGACGTCACGGGTGTCGTGCTCGAGCCCTGA
- a CDS encoding DsbA family protein encodes MGLSGCVGFLSDSSEGDETTPSSPGGAGSDGTNDGNESLDETDANGDEPDEVEELEEPETDDLEEPGGALAEIPIPEEPDSTYPLVGSGDAPVTVRLFGNWKCPYTNRFLHEEFDAFVDEYVRPGTVDLEVHAVAYRDGRELYGEDGPRMARAGLAVWEHDPEQFWSFVEYVLVNVGGSDWATPDRIEAVAREAGVDDPERIRAAVEDDAYEDRIEKTTEYVRELPVSRVPRISVEGEPYSPNAHREELDEAIEEAVENATE; translated from the coding sequence GTGGGACTATCCGGCTGCGTCGGATTCCTCTCCGACTCGTCGGAGGGGGACGAGACCACGCCTTCCTCGCCGGGTGGTGCCGGCTCGGACGGAACGAACGACGGGAACGAATCGCTCGACGAAACCGATGCGAACGGGGACGAACCCGACGAAGTCGAAGAACTCGAGGAACCCGAAACGGACGACCTCGAGGAGCCGGGGGGTGCGCTCGCGGAGATCCCGATTCCGGAGGAACCGGATTCCACGTATCCGCTCGTGGGTAGCGGCGACGCGCCGGTGACGGTCCGACTGTTCGGGAACTGGAAGTGCCCGTACACCAACCGGTTTCTGCACGAGGAGTTCGACGCGTTCGTCGACGAGTACGTCCGCCCCGGCACGGTCGACCTCGAGGTTCACGCCGTCGCCTACCGCGACGGGCGGGAGCTCTACGGAGAGGACGGGCCGCGAATGGCCCGTGCCGGTCTGGCGGTCTGGGAGCACGATCCCGAGCAGTTCTGGTCGTTCGTCGAGTACGTCCTCGTCAACGTCGGGGGGAGCGACTGGGCGACACCGGACCGTATCGAGGCCGTCGCACGCGAGGCGGGTGTCGACGACCCCGAACGGATCCGGGCTGCCGTCGAGGACGACGCGTACGAGGACCGAATCGAGAAGACGACTGAATACGTTCGCGAACTACCGGTGTCTCGCGTTCCGCGGATCAGCGTCGAGGGCGAACCCTACTCGCCGAACGCTCACCGGGAGGAACTCGACGAGGCGATCGAGGAAGCCGTCGAGAACGCGACCGAGTAG
- a CDS encoding universal stress protein, with amino-acid sequence MYDCILVPTDGSPEGEHALEYAFDLARAHDAKIRAIYVANVASYGGLPMETAWEGIGDALRSEGQEAVARVEKLAPPDLEVETKVLEGSPSRVIVDEATPENCDLVVMGTHGRGGIDRLLLGSVAERVVRRASVPVLTVRVGEDGFEENSEGQPAAAGEGTAGPSDAEPIK; translated from the coding sequence ATGTACGATTGCATCCTCGTTCCGACGGATGGCTCACCCGAGGGCGAGCACGCACTCGAGTACGCGTTCGACCTCGCCCGCGCTCACGACGCGAAGATTCGGGCGATCTACGTCGCCAACGTCGCCAGTTACGGCGGGCTCCCGATGGAGACCGCCTGGGAGGGGATCGGCGACGCACTCCGATCGGAGGGACAAGAGGCAGTCGCACGGGTCGAGAAGCTCGCACCTCCCGACCTCGAGGTCGAGACGAAGGTTCTCGAGGGATCGCCGAGTCGCGTCATCGTCGACGAGGCCACCCCCGAAAACTGCGACCTCGTCGTCATGGGCACCCACGGTCGCGGCGGGATCGATCGACTGCTCCTGGGGAGCGTCGCAGAACGGGTCGTCAGGCGGGCGTCCGTCCCGGTGTTGACGGTTCGGGTCGGCGAGGACGGGTTCGAGGAGAACTCGGAGGGACAGCCCGCGGCGGCCGGCGAAGGCACGGCGGGGCCGTCCGACGCCGAACCGATCAAATAG
- a CDS encoding biotin--[acetyl-CoA-carboxylase] ligase produces MNETRRAILERIADGPVSGPDVADSLEISRAAVWKHIEALREAGFEIESGPTGYELTDVAAYNGPAVEYGLEAPFSVDYHESVGSTNDRARELATDGASDVAVLADEQTGSRGRLEREWSSPSGGVWLSIVSRPEIAPARTPLYTLAASVATARAAREAGVDARIKWPNDVVVPVGDDGSYRKLAGILTEMEGETDRVEWLVVGIGVNANIDADALPPEATSVRAEAGDVDRRAFVQRLLEEFDRYRSDLEAVVPAWRDLALTLGQRVRVDRPSDEIVGEAVDVTDSGALVVDTGEERVTVAAGDCEHLRPI; encoded by the coding sequence ATGAACGAGACGCGACGGGCGATCCTCGAGCGAATCGCGGACGGGCCGGTGTCGGGACCCGACGTCGCCGACTCCCTCGAGATTTCGCGGGCGGCCGTCTGGAAGCACATCGAGGCGCTTCGCGAGGCCGGCTTCGAGATCGAGAGCGGACCGACCGGCTACGAACTGACCGACGTCGCGGCGTACAACGGGCCGGCCGTCGAGTACGGGCTCGAGGCGCCGTTTTCGGTCGACTACCACGAGTCGGTCGGGAGCACCAACGACCGCGCTCGCGAACTGGCGACCGACGGCGCGAGCGACGTCGCCGTCCTCGCGGACGAACAGACCGGCAGCCGGGGTCGCCTCGAGCGCGAGTGGTCATCGCCGTCCGGCGGCGTCTGGCTCAGTATCGTCTCGCGGCCCGAGATCGCGCCGGCCCGCACCCCTCTCTACACGCTCGCGGCGTCGGTCGCGACGGCGCGCGCGGCGCGGGAGGCCGGCGTCGACGCTCGGATCAAGTGGCCGAACGACGTCGTCGTTCCCGTCGGCGACGACGGCTCCTACCGGAAGCTCGCGGGCATTCTCACGGAGATGGAGGGCGAGACCGATCGCGTCGAGTGGCTCGTCGTCGGGATCGGCGTCAACGCCAATATCGACGCCGACGCGCTTCCGCCGGAGGCGACCTCCGTCCGTGCCGAGGCCGGCGACGTCGACCGTCGCGCGTTCGTCCAGCGGCTGCTCGAGGAGTTCGACCGCTACCGGAGCGATCTAGAGGCGGTCGTGCCGGCCTGGCGCGACCTCGCGCTGACGCTCGGCCAGCGCGTTCGAGTCGATCGTCCCTCGGACGAGATCGTCGGCGAAGCGGTCGACGTCACCGACTCGGGAGCGCTCGTCGTCGACACCGGCGAGGAACGCGTGACGGTGGCTGCCGGCGACTGCGAGCACCTGCGCCCTATTTGA
- a CDS encoding tyrosine--tRNA ligase, giving the protein MDAYELITRNAEEIVTDEEVRELAADPEGKRVYVGYEPSGVLHLGHLLTANKLIDLQDAGMEVVVLLADVHAYLNGKGSFEEIRETAEQMKAQFVAYGLDEANTEFVYGSSFQLDEEYALDLHELELSTTMNRAQRAMAELQSGETAKVSHLVYPLMQALDIEYLDLDLAVGGLDQRKVHMLHREELPDLGYESRPCLHTPIVADLTSGEGKMSSSEGVTISMEDSTEELEEKVNSAFCPPTRDPEGDLENPVLELFEYHVFPRFEEIVVERPEKYGGDLTYEDYESLAADLESGELHPADAKGTLATYLDELIAPGREKLRELRG; this is encoded by the coding sequence ATGGACGCCTACGAGTTGATCACGAGAAACGCCGAGGAGATCGTAACCGACGAGGAGGTGCGCGAACTCGCAGCGGATCCCGAGGGAAAGCGCGTCTACGTCGGTTACGAACCCTCCGGCGTGCTCCACCTGGGACACCTGCTGACGGCAAACAAGCTCATCGACCTCCAGGACGCCGGCATGGAGGTCGTCGTCCTGCTCGCGGACGTCCACGCCTACCTCAACGGCAAAGGTAGTTTCGAAGAGATCCGCGAGACCGCCGAACAGATGAAAGCGCAGTTCGTCGCGTACGGTCTCGACGAAGCAAACACGGAGTTCGTCTACGGTTCGTCGTTCCAGCTCGACGAGGAGTACGCGCTCGACCTCCACGAACTCGAGCTCTCGACGACGATGAACCGCGCCCAGCGCGCGATGGCCGAACTGCAGTCGGGCGAGACCGCGAAGGTCAGCCACCTCGTCTACCCGCTGATGCAGGCGCTCGACATCGAGTACCTCGACCTCGACCTCGCCGTCGGCGGACTCGACCAGCGTAAGGTCCACATGCTCCACCGCGAGGAACTGCCCGACCTGGGCTACGAGTCCCGGCCGTGTCTGCACACCCCGATCGTCGCCGACCTCACCAGCGGCGAGGGGAAGATGTCCTCGAGCGAGGGCGTGACGATCTCGATGGAGGATTCGACCGAAGAACTCGAGGAGAAGGTCAACTCGGCGTTCTGTCCGCCGACGCGGGATCCGGAAGGCGACCTCGAGAACCCCGTGCTCGAGCTGTTCGAGTACCACGTTTTCCCGCGGTTCGAGGAAATCGTCGTCGAGCGACCCGAGAAGTACGGCGGCGACCTCACCTACGAGGACTACGAGAGCCTGGCCGCGGACCTCGAGTCCGGCGAGCTTCATCCGGCGGACGCGAAGGGGACGCTCGCGACGTACCTCGACGAGCTGATCGCGCCGGGTCGCGAGAAGCTGCGCGAACTGCGGGGCTGA
- a CDS encoding HalOD1 output domain-containing protein, translating into MNTTHNDEIIIRRTLDTDQDAPAAQIVEIVANLEGREPTELSPIYYSVDELLANLFSSPPKAEAEASLEFTYEGYQFHVRQDGVTTVSNRTQSAAG; encoded by the coding sequence ATGAATACGACTCACAACGACGAGATAATTATTCGACGGACGCTCGACACGGATCAGGACGCACCGGCAGCTCAGATCGTCGAAATCGTCGCCAACCTCGAGGGACGAGAGCCGACGGAGCTGTCGCCGATCTACTACAGCGTCGACGAGTTGCTCGCGAATCTCTTCTCGTCGCCGCCGAAGGCGGAGGCCGAGGCGTCGCTCGAGTTCACCTACGAGGGATACCAGTTTCACGTCCGGCAAGACGGCGTGACGACGGTTTCGAACCGTACACAATCGGCGGCCGGCTAG
- a CDS encoding 4-phosphopantoate--beta-alanine ligase, giving the protein MTDYDTVSAEVEHEEEIPEDHPRYQDLLTRHRIEQGVEKGITHLQGMHAEGRGSAFDYLLGEETIPSADEAERVAAAHLLLAERPVLSINGNVAALVPGEMVALAEATGADLEVNLFNRTPERIETIADHLRDHGAEDVKGLEADARIPNLDHQRAKVDVDGIHAADVVVVPLEDGDRAEALEEMGKTEIVIDLNPLSRSPQVAEVPIVDNIIRAVPNMTAHARDLAGAEESELRAIVETFDREAALEAAETRIRTGDL; this is encoded by the coding sequence GTGACCGACTACGACACCGTCTCCGCGGAGGTCGAGCACGAAGAGGAGATCCCGGAGGACCATCCCAGATACCAGGACCTGCTCACCCGTCACCGAATCGAGCAGGGTGTCGAGAAGGGGATCACCCACCTGCAGGGGATGCACGCCGAGGGCCGGGGCAGCGCCTTCGACTATCTGCTCGGCGAGGAGACCATCCCGAGCGCCGACGAAGCCGAACGCGTCGCCGCCGCCCACCTCCTGCTCGCGGAGCGACCCGTGCTCTCGATTAACGGCAACGTTGCGGCGCTCGTCCCCGGCGAGATGGTCGCCCTCGCCGAGGCGACCGGCGCCGACCTCGAGGTCAACCTCTTCAACCGAACGCCCGAGCGGATCGAGACGATCGCCGATCACCTGCGCGATCACGGTGCCGAGGACGTGAAGGGGCTCGAGGCCGACGCCCGAATTCCGAACCTCGACCACCAGCGCGCGAAAGTCGACGTCGACGGGATCCACGCGGCCGACGTCGTGGTCGTCCCGCTCGAGGACGGCGACCGCGCGGAGGCCCTCGAGGAGATGGGCAAGACCGAGATCGTGATCGACCTCAACCCGCTCTCGCGGTCGCCGCAGGTCGCGGAGGTGCCGATCGTCGACAACATCATCCGCGCGGTGCCCAACATGACCGCTCACGCGCGGGACCTGGCCGGTGCCGAGGAGTCGGAACTGCGTGCGATCGTCGAGACGTTCGACCGGGAGGCGGCGCTCGAGGCGGCCGAAACCCGAATCCGAACCGGTGACCTCTAG
- a CDS encoding pantoate kinase, with amino-acid sequence MREEATAFVPGHITGFFSTHPNDDPTKAGSRGAGLTLTDGVEVTVEPATEPAVVLDGEPIEIDPVTTVLETLDASARVEAESELPIGAGFGVSGAMALGTAFAANHAFERKLSQNELVTIAHGAEVQAGTGLGDVVAQAQGGVPIRLEPGGPQVNKLDAIPSRARVEYVTFGELSTADVLAGDTERLSTAGKTALSRIVEEPTLLSLMYASRKFAREAELLTPDVEATIEDAGAVDGQASMAMLGETVFALGTGLSDAGYEPSVCATHPAGAVLK; translated from the coding sequence ATGCGCGAGGAGGCGACGGCGTTCGTTCCGGGCCACATTACGGGCTTTTTCAGCACGCACCCGAACGACGATCCGACGAAGGCCGGTTCACGCGGTGCAGGGCTGACGCTCACCGACGGCGTCGAGGTTACGGTCGAACCTGCTACCGAACCGGCCGTCGTGCTCGACGGCGAACCGATCGAGATCGATCCGGTGACGACAGTGCTCGAGACGCTCGACGCGTCGGCCCGCGTCGAGGCCGAGTCGGAGCTCCCGATCGGCGCCGGGTTCGGCGTCTCGGGAGCGATGGCGCTCGGCACCGCCTTCGCGGCGAATCACGCCTTCGAGCGGAAGCTCTCGCAAAACGAGCTGGTGACCATCGCCCACGGCGCCGAAGTGCAGGCCGGGACGGGTCTCGGCGACGTCGTCGCACAGGCACAGGGTGGCGTTCCGATCCGGCTCGAGCCGGGCGGGCCCCAGGTCAACAAACTCGACGCGATTCCCTCTCGAGCGCGCGTCGAGTACGTCACCTTCGGCGAACTCTCGACGGCGGACGTGCTCGCGGGCGACACCGAACGGCTCTCGACCGCCGGGAAGACGGCGCTCTCGCGGATCGTCGAGGAGCCGACGCTGCTCTCGCTGATGTACGCCTCCCGGAAGTTCGCCCGCGAGGCCGAACTCCTCACTCCCGACGTCGAGGCGACGATCGAGGACGCCGGTGCCGTCGACGGCCAGGCGTCGATGGCGATGCTCGGCGAGACCGTGTTCGCCCTGGGAACCGGGCTGTCCGACGCCGGCTACGAGCCGTCGGTCTGTGCGACTCATCCCGCCGGTGCGGTGCTCAAGTGA
- a CDS encoding NAD-binding protein, translating to MLGSTVTERYAETGFQRLVERDVFESDIERVRRRSRVSDDLAAHVVVTGYDREGQQVVEACESVDQPYVVLESDPTREETVKDHCENYVLGDVMTTSTWTVANAEEAGLIVGTVARESWAEQILALDTDADIMVRAVDVESGADLLEQGALFVAIPDELAAERLEDRVEAVLTGEASREELRAQGEERLERAVEYGPSDVQRLR from the coding sequence ATGCTCGGCTCAACGGTCACCGAGCGCTACGCGGAAACCGGCTTTCAGCGCCTCGTCGAGCGCGACGTCTTCGAGAGCGACATCGAACGGGTGCGTCGGCGGAGCCGGGTGAGCGACGATCTCGCAGCCCACGTCGTCGTGACGGGCTACGACCGCGAGGGACAGCAGGTGGTCGAAGCCTGCGAGTCGGTCGATCAGCCGTACGTCGTCCTCGAGAGCGATCCGACTCGCGAGGAAACGGTCAAAGATCACTGCGAGAACTACGTCCTCGGTGACGTGATGACGACGTCGACGTGGACGGTCGCCAACGCCGAGGAGGCGGGACTGATCGTCGGCACCGTCGCCCGGGAATCCTGGGCGGAACAGATCCTCGCCCTCGATACCGACGCCGACATCATGGTGCGGGCGGTCGACGTCGAGTCCGGTGCGGACCTGCTCGAGCAGGGTGCGCTCTTCGTCGCGATTCCGGACGAACTGGCCGCCGAACGCCTCGAGGATCGGGTCGAGGCGGTGCTGACGGGCGAGGCGAGTCGAGAGGAGCTTCGAGCGCAAGGCGAAGAACGTCTCGAACGTGCCGTCGAGTACGGCCCGAGCGACGTCCAGCGGCTCCGCTGA
- a CDS encoding cation:proton antiporter: MVFDGFVAGLLLAGVAILALVVLTRILEERALSLPIFYLVLGAVAFTLVPELPYPDPIEHADEAERLTELGVIVALMGAGLKIDRRVGWPAWASTARLLAVTMPLSIAGAALLGWGVAGLLLPTALLLGAAIAPTDPVLASEVQVGPPGRNSPSNSAGSETDGDDGTDDVRFALTSEAGLNDGLAFPFTYLAVLLTFVGYAPSRWLGQWLLVYVVYKIVVGVIGGVLIGWLVAVVVFRFSAESPLSRSVQGLEAVAGTLIAFAAVELVGGYGFIAVFVAALTLREYERSHEYHDALHGVAEMAEHLLMVAIMVLFGGALADGLLAPLTLEAVVVTLGILVLVRPLAGLIGFFGSDLAFRKRAIISTFGIRGIGTFFYLSWGLNAAPFRKAEVLWAIAGLVVLVSVVGHGILATPVMNRLVDS, from the coding sequence ATGGTCTTCGACGGCTTCGTCGCCGGCCTGCTGCTCGCCGGAGTCGCGATTCTCGCGCTCGTCGTGCTGACGCGCATTCTCGAGGAGCGCGCGCTCTCCTTGCCGATCTTCTACCTTGTCCTGGGCGCGGTCGCGTTCACGCTCGTGCCGGAACTGCCCTATCCCGACCCGATCGAGCACGCCGACGAGGCCGAGCGGCTGACCGAGCTCGGGGTGATCGTCGCGCTGATGGGTGCGGGGCTGAAAATCGACCGTCGCGTCGGCTGGCCCGCCTGGGCGTCGACGGCGCGGCTGCTCGCGGTCACGATGCCGCTGTCGATCGCCGGCGCGGCGCTGCTGGGTTGGGGCGTCGCCGGACTCCTGCTCCCGACGGCGCTGTTGCTCGGGGCAGCGATCGCCCCGACCGATCCGGTCCTCGCCTCCGAGGTGCAGGTCGGACCGCCCGGCCGGAACTCGCCGTCGAACTCGGCGGGGAGCGAGACGGACGGCGACGACGGGACTGACGACGTTCGGTTCGCGCTGACCTCCGAAGCGGGTCTCAACGACGGGCTCGCGTTTCCGTTCACCTACCTGGCCGTTCTCCTCACGTTCGTCGGCTATGCGCCGAGTCGGTGGCTCGGCCAGTGGCTCCTCGTCTACGTCGTCTACAAGATCGTCGTCGGCGTGATCGGCGGGGTCCTCATCGGCTGGCTGGTCGCCGTCGTCGTCTTCCGGTTCTCCGCGGAGTCACCGCTCTCGCGGTCGGTCCAGGGACTCGAGGCCGTCGCGGGAACGCTGATCGCGTTCGCGGCCGTCGAACTCGTCGGCGGCTACGGCTTCATCGCGGTGTTCGTCGCCGCGCTGACGCTCCGCGAGTACGAGCGCAGCCACGAGTACCACGACGCGCTCCACGGCGTCGCGGAGATGGCCGAACACCTGCTGATGGTCGCGATTATGGTCCTGTTCGGGGGCGCGCTCGCCGACGGACTGCTCGCGCCGCTCACGCTCGAGGCGGTCGTCGTCACGCTCGGCATCCTCGTTCTGGTTCGTCCGCTTGCGGGGCTGATCGGCTTTTTCGGTTCCGACCTCGCGTTTCGTAAGCGAGCGATCATATCGACCTTCGGAATTCGCGGAATCGGGACGTTCTTCTACCTCTCGTGGGGATTGAACGCCGCGCCGTTTCGCAAGGCTGAGGTGCTCTGGGCGATCGCCGGGCTCGTCGTCCTCGTCTCGGTCGTCGGCCACGGTATCCTGGCGACGCCGGTGATGAATCGGCTCGTCGATAGCTGA